In a single window of the Halomicroarcula saliterrae genome:
- a CDS encoding bacterio-opsin activator domain-containing protein, whose product MTKESPSHELIVSGADVPAPSGTIEVLYVDAHAAVRETTRSAMAAHRADISVAGVGTVDAALDVAATTPPSCLVIDPVDITDIESLLAAVDAPMILYSDRTAAELNSDLTEMAATIVEKGPTNRGAFLAEKVISAADSPADRSEYALQQALNDVTRRTETGQAVFLVDDEGGVVWSSQPLAALVGTTPDDTAGNLYDALAALCANTPDVKTVERFRERPTNPVTVRTALEAADQHLLLQGYRLPAVADSHTLVIVRDVTTTAGRAARLALLELLTERAQDGLYTLDERGIIDFCNESFATNLGYEPADLRGEHAEVTLAPGELEKGQRTISELLAAEEDSTTVDLTFRRRDGIDREMSIHYTLLRDENGSYSGLMGVVRDITERKEREREIESQRDELATLAQVHVLIQDVIRALGSAATRAEIKETVCEELVESDLYQFAWIGEREGCSTQLTRQTVAGDDDSYLDIVAERSTPETVSPGTTAIRTGEVQVVHDVETDDRMASWRGAALEREFRSAVVVPLRHDEAVHGVLAVYANRPEAFSQRAIEAFTVLGEMVGFAFTAVQNRQLLAHDRVVEMEFQSSSADAYFLGAASAHDCRIQRAGSVDVGDEALEYVTVEGAAPDRVLESLRDHELVRGARVIRAENDGGVIELRAAESYQSILLDVGVRAVDVVADGTQLTVTVEAPTDADARTIQETLTEYAPGFELVAKQERERRPTPEDDESLLTEELTERQLEVLRAAYLAGYYEWPRDTTAEELAETLDIASSTLHQHLRRAERNLFQEMLDI is encoded by the coding sequence ATGACGAAGGAATCCCCCAGTCACGAACTCATCGTGAGTGGCGCGGACGTGCCGGCACCGAGTGGCACTATCGAGGTGTTGTACGTCGACGCCCACGCGGCCGTCCGCGAGACGACGCGCTCCGCCATGGCCGCCCATCGGGCTGACATCTCCGTGGCGGGAGTCGGAACCGTCGACGCGGCGCTCGACGTGGCCGCGACCACGCCGCCGTCGTGTCTCGTTATCGACCCCGTCGACATCACGGACATCGAGTCCCTGCTGGCGGCGGTGGACGCGCCGATGATACTGTACAGCGACCGCACCGCGGCCGAACTGAACAGCGACCTCACGGAGATGGCGGCCACCATCGTCGAGAAGGGGCCGACAAACCGCGGCGCCTTCCTCGCGGAGAAGGTCATCAGCGCCGCCGACAGCCCGGCCGACCGGAGCGAGTACGCGCTCCAGCAGGCGCTCAACGACGTGACCCGGCGGACCGAGACCGGGCAGGCCGTCTTCCTCGTCGACGACGAGGGCGGCGTGGTCTGGTCGAGTCAGCCTCTGGCGGCGCTCGTCGGGACGACGCCCGACGACACGGCGGGGAACCTCTACGACGCGCTGGCCGCCCTCTGTGCCAACACGCCCGACGTGAAGACGGTCGAGCGGTTCCGCGAGCGCCCCACGAACCCGGTCACCGTCCGGACCGCGCTGGAGGCGGCCGACCAGCATCTCCTCTTGCAGGGGTATCGGTTGCCGGCCGTCGCCGACAGCCACACGCTGGTCATCGTCAGAGACGTGACGACGACGGCCGGCCGCGCGGCCCGGCTCGCGCTGCTCGAACTGCTGACCGAGCGGGCACAGGACGGGCTGTACACGCTCGACGAACGCGGCATCATCGACTTCTGCAACGAGTCGTTCGCGACGAATCTGGGGTACGAACCGGCGGACCTGCGGGGCGAACACGCCGAAGTGACGCTCGCACCGGGGGAACTGGAGAAGGGCCAGCGGACCATCAGCGAGCTGCTGGCGGCCGAGGAGGACAGCACGACGGTCGACCTGACCTTCCGCCGGAGAGACGGCATCGACCGGGAGATGTCCATCCACTACACGCTGTTGCGCGACGAGAACGGCTCCTACAGCGGCCTGATGGGCGTCGTCCGCGATATCACGGAGCGAAAGGAGCGCGAACGCGAGATCGAGAGCCAGCGCGACGAACTGGCGACGCTCGCACAGGTCCACGTCCTCATTCAGGATGTCATCCGCGCGCTGGGGTCGGCGGCGACCCGCGCGGAGATAAAGGAGACCGTCTGCGAGGAGCTCGTCGAGTCCGACCTCTACCAGTTCGCCTGGATCGGCGAGCGAGAGGGGTGTAGCACGCAGCTGACGCGCCAGACGGTCGCCGGTGACGACGACAGCTATCTGGATATCGTCGCCGAGCGGTCCACGCCCGAGACCGTGAGTCCGGGGACGACGGCCATCCGAACCGGCGAGGTGCAGGTCGTCCACGACGTCGAGACCGACGACCGGATGGCCTCGTGGCGCGGCGCGGCCCTGGAGCGGGAGTTCCGGTCGGCCGTGGTCGTGCCGCTCCGGCACGACGAGGCCGTCCACGGTGTCCTCGCGGTGTACGCCAACCGGCCCGAGGCGTTCAGCCAGCGGGCTATCGAGGCGTTCACCGTGCTCGGTGAGATGGTCGGGTTCGCCTTCACCGCTGTCCAGAACCGGCAGCTGCTGGCCCACGACCGGGTCGTCGAGATGGAGTTCCAGTCCTCGTCGGCGGACGCCTACTTCCTCGGGGCCGCGTCGGCACACGACTGTCGAATCCAGCGGGCCGGTAGCGTGGACGTCGGCGACGAGGCGCTGGAGTACGTCACGGTCGAGGGCGCGGCGCCCGACCGCGTCCTCGAAAGCCTCCGCGACCACGAACTCGTCCGCGGCGCGCGGGTCATCCGGGCGGAGAACGACGGCGGCGTCATCGAGCTCCGAGCGGCCGAGTCCTACCAGTCTATCCTCCTCGACGTCGGCGTCAGGGCCGTCGACGTCGTCGCCGACGGGACCCAGCTCACCGTCACTGTCGAGGCCCCGACCGACGCCGACGCGCGAACGATACAGGAGACGCTGACGGAGTACGCGCCGGGCTTCGAGCTCGTCGCCAAGCAGGAACGCGAGCGGCGCCCGACGCCCGAGGACGACGAGTCCCTCCTCACGGAGGAGCTGACCGAACGGCAACTGGAGGTCCTGCGGGCGGCCTACCTCGCCGGATACTACGAGTGGCCCCGCGACACGACGGCCGAGGAGCTGGCGGAGACACTCGATATCGCCTCGTCGACGCTCCACCAGCATCTCCGGCGGGCCGAACGGAACCTGTTCCAAGAGATGCTTGATATATAA
- a CDS encoding DUF7344 domain-containing protein — MNDQQNGPRGEQWRGMTPQNRGLTAPMIDDVFEALSDWRRRAVCQYLVNCEDTGVEVETLAAAVAQRGQASEVSGSETTVEAVERELVETHLPALDRIGLLDFDERSNAVHYWGLPTVEKWAEHADAVTQRSEF; from the coding sequence ATGAACGACCAGCAAAACGGACCGCGCGGTGAACAGTGGCGTGGGATGACCCCCCAGAACCGCGGACTCACGGCGCCGATGATAGACGACGTGTTCGAGGCGCTGTCCGACTGGCGACGGCGAGCCGTCTGCCAGTACCTCGTGAACTGTGAGGACACCGGCGTCGAGGTCGAGACGCTGGCCGCCGCTGTCGCCCAGCGCGGACAGGCGAGCGAGGTCTCCGGGTCGGAGACGACCGTCGAGGCCGTCGAGCGCGAGCTGGTCGAGACGCATCTGCCAGCGCTCGACCGCATCGGCCTGCTGGACTTCGACGAGCGGAGCAACGCCGTCCACTACTGGGGGTTGCCCACCGTCGAGAAGTGGGCCGAACACGCCGACGCAGTCACCCAGCGCAGCGAGTTCTGA
- a CDS encoding aldo/keto reductase, which yields MDLPPVGLGTMGIDDPDVVETAIDAGYRHFDTAQIYENERVVGDGLAGADRAELTVATKLWTDSLAADDVRTGTERSLDRLGLDLVDLLYVHRPRGDYDPATTLPALDAVRAAGLTDHVGLSNFSLGQLETAAEYVDIAVHQVEFHPFFRQRSLLDHAQRHGYPLVAYAPLAGGLVSEAPTLRAIAADHDATPAAVAIAWATSYENVVTIPKASSRAHLDANRAAAGLELGDDDIARIEAIEREEELFPE from the coding sequence ATGGACCTCCCCCCGGTCGGCCTCGGCACGATGGGTATCGACGACCCGGACGTCGTCGAGACCGCCATCGATGCCGGCTACCGGCATTTCGACACCGCACAGATTTACGAGAACGAACGCGTCGTGGGCGACGGCCTCGCCGGCGCCGACCGAGCCGAACTGACCGTCGCGACGAAGCTGTGGACCGACAGCCTCGCCGCCGACGACGTCCGGACCGGCACCGAACGGAGCCTCGACCGCCTCGGTCTGGACCTGGTGGACCTGCTGTACGTCCACCGGCCCCGCGGCGACTACGACCCCGCGACGACGCTGCCCGCGCTCGACGCCGTCCGGGCGGCGGGCCTCACCGACCACGTGGGCCTCTCGAACTTCTCGCTCGGTCAGTTGGAGACCGCCGCCGAATACGTCGATATCGCCGTCCACCAGGTCGAGTTTCACCCGTTCTTCCGGCAGCGATCGCTGCTCGACCACGCACAGCGCCACGGCTACCCGCTGGTCGCGTACGCGCCGCTTGCGGGCGGGCTGGTGTCCGAAGCGCCCACCCTCCGGGCGATAGCGGCGGACCACGACGCGACGCCCGCCGCCGTCGCCATCGCCTGGGCGACGAGCTACGAGAACGTCGTGACGATTCCCAAGGCCTCTTCGCGGGCGCATCTGGACGCGAACCGCGCGGCCGCGGGGCTCGAACTGGGCGACGACGACATCGCCCGAATCGAAGCCATCGAGCGCGAGGAAGAGCTCTTCCCTGAGTGA
- a CDS encoding bacteriorhodopsin, which yields MGRMSVPSTTPLQATQSGVLREIQSDVLFNASLWVNIALAGAAILLFVYMGRDIESPRARLIWVATLLVPLVSLSSYVGLASGLTVSFLPMPPGHPLAGEAVLTPWGRYLTWTLSTPMILLALGLLANTDLATLFTAITMDIAMCVTGLAAALITSSYALRWVFFGISSAFFLAVLYVLLVEWPDDAAAAGTGDIFGTLKLLTVVLWLGYPLFWALGTSGIAVLSTAFTSWGYSALDIVAKYVFAYLLLSWVADNEGAVADVGVRLGGPESAAPVDD from the coding sequence GTGGGTCGTATGTCAGTTCCCAGTACCACGCCCCTTCAGGCGACGCAGTCGGGGGTCCTTCGAGAGATACAGTCCGACGTGCTGTTCAACGCCTCGCTATGGGTGAACATCGCGCTCGCCGGCGCCGCGATACTCCTGTTCGTGTACATGGGGCGAGACATCGAGTCTCCGCGGGCGCGGCTCATCTGGGTCGCGACACTGCTGGTCCCGCTGGTCTCGCTGTCGAGCTACGTCGGCCTGGCCTCCGGACTGACTGTCAGCTTCTTGCCGATGCCGCCGGGCCATCCGCTGGCCGGCGAGGCGGTCCTCACACCGTGGGGGCGCTATCTCACGTGGACGCTCTCGACGCCGATGATACTGCTGGCGCTCGGTCTGCTCGCGAACACGGACCTGGCGACGCTGTTTACCGCGATCACGATGGACATCGCGATGTGTGTCACCGGGCTGGCCGCCGCGCTCATCACGTCCTCGTACGCGCTGCGCTGGGTGTTTTTCGGCATTAGCTCGGCCTTCTTCCTCGCGGTCCTGTACGTCCTGCTCGTCGAGTGGCCCGACGACGCCGCGGCCGCCGGGACGGGCGATATCTTCGGCACGCTGAAACTGCTGACGGTGGTGCTGTGGCTGGGCTACCCGCTGTTCTGGGCGCTTGGCACCTCGGGCATCGCGGTGCTTTCCACCGCGTTCACCTCCTGGGGCTACTCCGCCCTCGACATCGTCGCGAAGTACGTCTTCGCGTACCTGCTGTTGAGCTGGGTGGCCGACAACGAGGGCGCAGTGGCCGACGTCGGCGTCCGGCTCGGCGGTCCCGAGAGCGCGGCGCCAGTCGACGACTGA
- the aspS gene encoding aspartate--tRNA(Asn) ligase, which produces MDDRTYTADAEPGDTVTVAGWVHEIRDLGGIAFLILRDTTGKIQVKFEKDEMDEDLVDTGLDVQRESVISVTGDVEEEPRAPTGVEVTPESVDVVSEADPELPLDPSGKVDAELPTRLDNRTLDLRKDEVKAIFEIRAEVLRSVREAFRELGSTEINTPKIVATGTEGGTELFPITYFGREAFMNQSPQLFKQLMVGSGLERVFEIGPIFRAEEHNTPRHLNEATSIDFESAFYDHTEAMDACEHVVKAAYEGVAQNCAEELEALGLEDDFSAPEGEFPRLTYQEAIDKINAAGELDEPLVWGDDLSTEAEHVLGEEVGEHYFITDWPSEIKPFYIKDHDDDEDVSTGFDMMHPSMELVSGGQREHRYDRLVAGFEQQGLDPEAFEYYTKMFRYGMPPHAGWGLGGERLVMTMLGLENIREAVLFPRDRQRLSP; this is translated from the coding sequence ATGGACGACCGCACCTACACCGCAGACGCCGAGCCGGGCGACACCGTCACCGTCGCCGGCTGGGTCCACGAGATCCGCGACCTCGGTGGTATCGCCTTCCTCATCCTCCGGGACACCACCGGGAAGATCCAGGTCAAGTTCGAGAAAGACGAGATGGACGAGGACCTCGTCGACACAGGTCTAGACGTCCAGCGCGAGTCGGTCATCTCCGTGACCGGTGACGTCGAGGAAGAGCCCCGCGCGCCCACCGGCGTCGAGGTCACGCCCGAGTCGGTCGACGTCGTCTCCGAGGCCGACCCGGAGCTCCCGCTCGACCCCTCCGGCAAGGTCGACGCCGAGCTCCCGACCCGGCTCGACAACCGGACGCTCGACCTCCGGAAAGACGAGGTCAAGGCCATCTTCGAGATCCGCGCCGAGGTCCTGCGCTCGGTGCGCGAGGCCTTCCGCGAGCTCGGTAGCACGGAGATCAACACGCCGAAAATCGTCGCCACGGGGACCGAGGGCGGCACCGAGCTGTTCCCCATCACCTACTTCGGCCGCGAGGCGTTCATGAACCAGAGCCCGCAGCTGTTCAAGCAGCTGATGGTCGGCTCCGGGCTGGAGCGGGTCTTCGAGATCGGCCCGATCTTCCGCGCGGAGGAGCACAACACGCCGCGACACCTCAACGAGGCCACCAGCATCGACTTCGAGTCGGCCTTCTACGACCACACCGAGGCGATGGACGCCTGTGAACACGTCGTCAAGGCGGCCTACGAGGGCGTCGCACAGAACTGCGCCGAGGAACTCGAAGCGCTCGGGCTCGAAGACGACTTCTCGGCTCCCGAGGGCGAGTTCCCGCGGCTGACCTACCAGGAGGCCATCGACAAGATCAACGCCGCGGGCGAACTCGACGAGCCGCTGGTCTGGGGCGACGACCTCTCGACGGAGGCCGAACACGTTCTCGGGGAGGAGGTCGGCGAACACTACTTCATCACCGACTGGCCGAGCGAAATCAAGCCGTTCTACATCAAGGACCACGACGACGACGAGGACGTCTCGACCGGCTTCGACATGATGCACCCGTCGATGGAACTGGTCTCGGGCGGCCAGCGTGAGCACCGCTACGACCGGCTCGTCGCCGGTTTCGAGCAGCAGGGACTCGACCCGGAAGCCTTCGAGTACTACACCAAGATGTTCAGGTACGGCATGCCGCCCCACGCCGGCTGGGGTCTCGGTGGCGAGCGGCTGGTCATGACGATGCTCGGGCTGGAGAACATCCGCGAGGCCGTGCTCTTCCCGCGTGACCGCCAGCGGCTCTCTCCGTAG
- a CDS encoding phosphoglycerol geranylgeranyltransferase — protein MSDWADWDHITKIDPDKTLYAEETYEDVAATGTDAIEVGGTTGMTEAKMKRVVDACSKYDIPVYIEPSNPASVVHSNRHDGYLIPVVMNAGDVTWITGAHKEWIRIDDDIDWSRTFTEAYIVMNPDASVATYTQANCDLDADEVAAYAEAAEHLLGQEIVYVEYSGTLGDTGKVAAAADILDEATLFYGGGIHDYDSARTMADHADTIVVGDLVHDEGVEAVRETVEGAQDAKAATPTE, from the coding sequence ATGAGCGACTGGGCGGACTGGGACCACATCACCAAAATCGACCCCGACAAGACACTGTACGCCGAGGAGACATACGAAGACGTGGCGGCGACCGGTACCGACGCCATCGAGGTCGGCGGCACCACCGGGATGACAGAGGCGAAGATGAAGCGAGTCGTCGACGCCTGTAGCAAGTACGACATCCCCGTCTACATCGAACCCTCTAATCCCGCATCGGTCGTCCACAGCAACCGCCACGACGGCTATCTCATCCCTGTCGTGATGAACGCCGGCGACGTGACCTGGATCACCGGCGCCCACAAGGAGTGGATCCGCATCGACGACGACATCGACTGGTCCCGCACCTTCACCGAGGCCTACATCGTGATGAACCCCGACGCCTCCGTCGCCACCTACACGCAGGCCAACTGCGATCTGGACGCCGACGAGGTCGCAGCCTACGCGGAGGCCGCCGAACACCTGCTCGGTCAGGAGATCGTCTACGTCGAGTACTCCGGCACGCTCGGCGACACCGGGAAGGTCGCCGCGGCCGCGGACATCCTCGACGAGGCCACGCTGTTCTACGGCGGCGGTATCCACGACTACGACTCCGCCCGGACGATGGCCGACCACGCAGACACCATCGTCGTCGGCGATCTGGTCCACGACGAAGGCGTCGAAGCGGTCCGCGAGACCGTCGAGGGCGCACAGGACGCCAAAGCCGCGACGCCGACCGAGTAA
- a CDS encoding DUF547 domain-containing protein has protein sequence METTGERSATPTALAADLLVALRTGDDPGPFLRALESLSEADLAPVRSDRETALAFWLNCYNAGTTHLLAERPDLYESRWRFFRAPALSVAGHPLGLDDIEHGILRGSRSKYGLGYLPRLLPDSFEHRYRLDAVDPRVHFALHCGAASCPAIRAYEPAAVDDQLDLATRTYLDATVEHDPEAGTVRVPRVFRWFPGDFGGRAGTREFLRRYGQLPDETASIDYLAWDWSREAPTFV, from the coding sequence ATGGAGACGACCGGCGAGCGCTCGGCCACCCCGACCGCCCTCGCGGCGGACCTGCTGGTGGCGCTGCGGACCGGTGACGACCCCGGCCCGTTCCTGCGGGCGCTCGAATCGCTGTCGGAGGCCGACCTCGCGCCGGTCCGCTCGGACCGCGAGACGGCGCTCGCGTTCTGGCTGAACTGCTACAACGCCGGGACGACGCACCTGCTGGCCGAGCGGCCAGACCTCTACGAGTCGCGCTGGCGCTTCTTCCGCGCACCGGCGCTGTCGGTCGCCGGACACCCGCTGGGGCTGGACGACATCGAGCACGGCATCCTCCGGGGTTCGCGCTCGAAGTACGGGCTAGGCTACCTGCCGCGCCTGCTGCCCGACAGTTTCGAGCACCGCTACAGGCTCGACGCCGTCGACCCCCGCGTCCACTTCGCACTGCACTGCGGCGCGGCGAGCTGTCCGGCTATCCGGGCCTACGAGCCGGCCGCCGTCGACGACCAGCTCGACCTGGCGACGCGGACGTATCTCGACGCGACCGTCGAGCACGACCCCGAGGCGGGAACGGTTCGGGTACCCCGCGTCTTCCGGTGGTTCCCCGGCGACTTCGGCGGGCGGGCCGGGACGCGTGAGTTCCTGCGGCGGTACGGCCAGCTACCCGACGAGACGGCGAGCATCGACTATCTGGCGTGGGACTGGTCGCGGGAGGCGCCGACGTTCGTCTGA
- a CDS encoding Rieske (2Fe-2S) protein: MHQLTSVERVHDDGSYLFTAEGPHGAPEEVIVVPCGEGVEAWRNRCTHEDQRFDTGQGVPMRDGEIICPRHGSLFDACEGDCDNGEAAGTTLPAVDLAERHGTVFLVDDDYEFAHEGGIDDDEGPSSTSHLGL; the protein is encoded by the coding sequence ATGCACCAGCTCACCAGCGTCGAGCGGGTCCACGACGACGGTTCGTATCTGTTCACGGCCGAGGGTCCCCACGGCGCCCCGGAAGAGGTAATCGTGGTGCCCTGTGGGGAGGGCGTCGAGGCGTGGCGCAACCGCTGTACGCACGAGGACCAGCGCTTCGACACCGGACAGGGGGTGCCGATGCGCGACGGCGAGATTATCTGTCCCCGGCACGGCTCGCTGTTCGACGCCTGCGAGGGCGATTGCGACAACGGCGAGGCGGCCGGGACGACGCTGCCCGCCGTCGACCTCGCCGAGCGCCACGGCACCGTCTTCCTCGTCGACGACGACTACGAGTTCGCCCACGAGGGCGGCATCGACGACGACGAGGGGCCCAGCTCCACGTCGCATTTGGGGCTTTGA
- a CDS encoding metal-dependent hydrolase, with amino-acid sequence MPSLVVHYAFVGLLAATVLGAAFDRRSLALSLVVVTIPDVDAFIGLFWSVGHRAATTNLVIPALAGALVAVDLYAREESVIRRRWGAYGVRVAWFCVVVYAVGHVFMDMITGGANLFWPLHDQFYRVSGRLEISSQRGLVQTFVDLGESGPTFDAMGDSSEVQMSTGVDPNPGSDGASDQPVDRVFPVVRSGWQLFLLVFGTLGTAARFAIGYDLPEE; translated from the coding sequence ATGCCATCTCTGGTGGTCCACTACGCTTTCGTGGGACTGCTGGCGGCGACGGTACTCGGTGCCGCGTTCGACAGGCGCTCGCTGGCGCTCTCGCTCGTCGTCGTCACCATCCCGGACGTCGACGCGTTCATCGGGCTGTTCTGGTCGGTCGGCCACCGGGCGGCGACCACTAACCTCGTGATTCCGGCACTGGCGGGCGCGCTCGTCGCCGTCGACCTGTACGCGCGCGAGGAGTCGGTCATCCGCCGGCGATGGGGGGCCTACGGCGTCCGCGTCGCGTGGTTCTGTGTCGTCGTCTACGCCGTCGGCCACGTCTTCATGGACATGATAACGGGCGGTGCGAACCTCTTCTGGCCCCTCCACGACCAGTTCTATCGGGTTTCGGGCCGGCTGGAGATCTCCTCACAGCGGGGCCTCGTCCAGACGTTCGTCGATCTGGGTGAGTCGGGCCCGACGTTCGACGCCATGGGCGACTCCAGCGAGGTGCAGATGAGCACCGGCGTCGACCCCAACCCCGGCTCGGACGGGGCGAGCGACCAGCCCGTCGACCGGGTGTTCCCCGTCGTCCGGAGCGGCTGGCAGCTGTTCCTGCTGGTGTTCGGGACGCTCGGGACCGCCGCGCGCTTTGCCATCGGCTACGACCTCCCCGAGGAGTAG
- a CDS encoding DNA topoisomerase I has translation MELIITEKDNAARRIAEILSEGSASAERANGVNVYRWGTKRVVGLSGHVVGVDFPPEYNDWRDVEPVELIDAEVTKEATQENIVTTLQQLARKAESAIIATDYDREGELIGKEAYELIREVTDVPVSRVRFSSITEREVREAFADPDEIDFDLAAAGEARQIIDLVWGAALTRFLSLSARQLGDDFISVGRVQSPTLKLIVDREREIQAFDPEDYWEIFADITKDDSAFEAQYFYDDDGSEAERVWDEDAADAAYADLRSVDAATVTGVRRRTRTDSPPTPFNTTAFISAASSLGYSAQRAMSIAEELYTAGYMTYPRTDNTVYPEDLEEDELLDAFVSSPDFGEDAESLLEQDDIVATEGDEETTDHPPIHPTGELPPKSELSEDEWEVYELVVRRFFATVAEAATWERLRVVCEAAGRSLKANGKRLVEPGYHAVYPYSSASENHVPDVEEGEELAMSDVRLEDKQTQPPRRYGQSRLIETMESKGLGTKSTRHNSIEKLYERGYIESDPPRPTTLAMAVVEAAEEFADRVVSDDMTAQLEQDMTRIANGEATLDDVTDESREMLQKVFDELADSREDIGEHLQESLKADKTLGPCPVCGEVMLVRRSRQGSYFVGCDGFPDCRNTLPLPSTGEPLVLDDECEDHEMHHVKMLAGRDTFVHGCPRCEAEKADESDDEVIGPCPDCHEPDGGELAIKHLRSGSRLVGCTRYPDCEYSLPLPRNGDIEVTDEFCEDHDLPELVIDPDSDDPWELGCPICNFEEYRERNAVEELEDLNGIGGATAEKLEAAGVDSLDALREADADVVAAEVQGVSASQVRDWQTELEA, from the coding sequence ATGGAGCTAATCATCACGGAGAAGGACAACGCCGCCCGCCGCATCGCCGAAATCCTCTCCGAGGGGAGCGCGTCGGCCGAGCGGGCCAACGGGGTCAACGTCTACCGCTGGGGAACGAAACGCGTCGTCGGGCTGTCGGGTCACGTCGTCGGCGTGGACTTCCCGCCGGAGTACAACGACTGGCGGGACGTGGAACCGGTCGAACTCATCGACGCCGAGGTGACAAAGGAGGCCACCCAGGAGAACATCGTCACGACGCTGCAACAGCTCGCTCGCAAGGCCGAGAGCGCCATCATCGCGACAGACTACGACCGCGAGGGCGAACTCATCGGCAAGGAGGCCTACGAGCTCATCCGCGAGGTGACCGACGTGCCCGTCTCCCGGGTGCGCTTCTCCTCGATCACCGAACGCGAGGTCCGCGAGGCCTTCGCCGACCCCGACGAGATAGACTTCGACCTCGCGGCCGCGGGCGAGGCCCGCCAGATTATCGACCTCGTGTGGGGCGCGGCGCTGACCCGCTTTCTCTCGCTGTCGGCGCGCCAACTGGGCGACGACTTCATCTCCGTGGGTCGGGTCCAGTCGCCGACGCTGAAGCTCATCGTTGACCGCGAACGCGAGATCCAGGCGTTCGACCCCGAGGACTACTGGGAGATATTCGCCGACATCACGAAGGACGACTCGGCCTTCGAGGCCCAGTACTTCTACGACGACGACGGCAGCGAGGCCGAGCGCGTCTGGGACGAGGACGCGGCCGACGCCGCCTACGCCGACCTCCGGAGCGTCGACGCGGCGACGGTCACCGGCGTCCGCCGGCGGACCCGAACGGACAGCCCGCCGACGCCGTTCAATACGACCGCGTTCATCTCGGCGGCCAGTTCGCTGGGCTACTCCGCCCAGCGGGCGATGTCCATCGCCGAGGAGCTCTACACCGCGGGCTACATGACCTACCCGCGCACGGACAACACCGTCTATCCGGAAGACCTGGAGGAAGACGAGCTGCTCGACGCGTTCGTCAGCTCGCCCGACTTCGGCGAGGACGCCGAGTCGCTGCTCGAACAGGACGACATCGTCGCCACCGAGGGCGACGAGGAGACCACCGACCACCCGCCCATCCACCCGACCGGCGAGCTACCACCCAAATCCGAGCTCTCCGAGGACGAGTGGGAGGTGTACGAACTCGTCGTCCGGCGGTTCTTCGCGACGGTCGCCGAGGCCGCGACCTGGGAGCGCCTGCGCGTGGTCTGTGAGGCCGCCGGCCGCTCGCTGAAGGCCAACGGCAAACGGCTCGTCGAGCCGGGTTACCACGCGGTGTACCCCTACTCCAGCGCCAGCGAGAACCACGTCCCCGACGTCGAGGAGGGCGAGGAGCTGGCGATGTCCGATGTCCGGCTGGAGGACAAGCAGACCCAGCCGCCCCGTCGCTACGGCCAGTCCCGACTCATCGAGACCATGGAGTCCAAGGGGCTCGGGACGAAGTCGACCCGGCACAACTCCATCGAGAAGCTGTACGAGCGCGGCTACATCGAGAGCGACCCGCCCCGCCCGACGACGCTGGCGATGGCCGTCGTCGAGGCCGCCGAGGAGTTCGCCGACCGCGTCGTCAGCGACGACATGACCGCTCAGCTGGAACAGGACATGACCCGCATCGCCAACGGCGAGGCGACGCTCGACGACGTGACCGACGAGTCCCGGGAGATGCTCCAGAAGGTGTTCGACGAACTGGCGGACTCCCGCGAGGACATCGGCGAACACCTCCAGGAGTCGCTGAAAGCCGACAAGACGCTCGGCCCGTGTCCGGTGTGTGGCGAGGTGATGCTGGTCCGGCGCTCCCGGCAGGGCTCGTATTTCGTCGGCTGTGACGGCTTCCCCGACTGTCGCAACACCCTGCCGCTGCCCTCGACCGGCGAGCCGCTCGTGCTCGACGACGAGTGCGAGGACCACGAGATGCACCACGTGAAGATGCTCGCCGGCCGGGACACCTTCGTCCACGGCTGTCCCCGCTGCGAGGCCGAGAAGGCCGACGAGAGCGACGACGAGGTCATCGGCCCGTGTCCCGACTGTCACGAACCGGACGGCGGCGAGCTAGCTATCAAGCACCTCCGGTCGGGCTCCCGGCTGGTGGGGTGTACGCGCTACCCCGACTGCGAGTACTCCCTGCCGCTGCCCCGCAACGGCGACATCGAGGTCACCGACGAGTTCTGCGAGGACCACGACCTCCCCGAGCTGGTCATCGACCCGGACAGCGACGACCCGTGGGAACTCGGCTGTCCCATCTGTAACTTCGAGGAGTACCGCGAGCGCAACGCCGTCGAGGAGCTCGAGGACCTGAACGGTATCGGCGGCGCGACCGCGGAGAAACTGGAAGCGGCCGGCGTGGACTCGCTCGACGCGCTCCGGGAGGCCGACGCCGACGTCGTCGCCGCCGAGGTCCAGGGCGTCAGCGCGAGTCAGGTCCGGGACTGGCAGACCGAACTCGAAGCCTGA